In Sorangium aterium, the genomic stretch GGTTCGAAGCGCGTAGACGATCCCGGGAATCTCGTCAACCTGGACGCGCTGCCGTACGGACGCGGCCTGTGGCCTTCCGGCTCGGTCGTACAATCGAACCCGGCGCCTCCGCATCGGCCGGCTGGGAGCTCCTTGGTATCGTGATCCATGGCTCAAACCGCCCGCATCGCAGGTCACGGGATGGCGCCGGCCGCTGCGCTCGTGACCGGCGCCTCCAGGGGAATGGGCTGCTCGATCGCACCACGCGCGTGGAGGGGCTGAAGCACGGGTAGCAAGCTGGGGCGCGGTGCGGAAGGGAGGTATCGCCCATGAACAACGACGGATTGTTGCGGCGGACGCTGGTGCTCGCGACCAGCAGCATCGGCATGAGCGCCGTCCTCGGCGCCTGCGCGCGTCAGCGCGGCGCGGCGGCCCGCGAACCGAAGCAGGAAGGCGGCGCCGGGGAAGGCGACGAGGTCACCCCCGGCGAAGATCTGATGCGAGAGCACGGGGTCCTGCGCCGGGTCATGTTCCTGTACGACGAGGCAATCCGGCGCCTGGATGGGCCCGCAGATGTCCCGGGCGACGTGCTCCTCTCGGCTGCGGGCGTGGTGCGCCGGGTGATCGAGGACTATCACGAGAAGCTCGAAGAAGACTTCCTGTTCCCCCGCTTCGAGAGGGCCGGTAAGCACACCGATCTCGTCGCGGTGCTCCGAAGCCAGCACCAGGCGGGGCGCCTCGTGACCGCCGACGTGCTCACGCTCGCGAGGGAGCCGCTTCGCGAGCAAGCCGCCCGCCGCAAGCTCGCCGACAGGCTGCGCGCGTTCAATCGGATGTACCGGCCGCACGCGGCGCGCGAGGACACGGTGCTCTTTCCCGCGCTCCGGGCGCTCGTCGGCGCCAAGGCATATGCCGACCTCGGCGAGCAGTTCGAGGAAAAGGAGCACCGCATGCTCGGCGACGAGGGCTTTGAGAAGGCGGTGGCCGAGGTCGCCGAGCTCGAGGTGGCGCTCGGGATTGCCGACCTCGCGAGCTTCACGCCAACCTAGGGGAAGGTGTGACGGGAGTGCTCGGGCTTCGCGAGCGCCGCGCAGCGATGTGGCCGGGGCCGTGATCGTCGGCCATAGTGTCCACGTGTTGTATGTCCGCCACGTGCCGGGTCCGCCGCTCTCGGCGCACGTCGCCGAGCTCTGGTACCTTTCAGCTGCTCCGCCTCACGCGGCCGAGCGCATCCTGCCCTCCGGTACCCTCCAGCTGGTCGTCAACCTCGACGAGGACGAGGTTCGCATCTACGACGGCCCCACCATCCGCCGCCACGCCGGTGCCGTCGTGTCGGGCGCGTACCAGTCCTGCTTCGGCGTCGACACACGCGAGCACGCGTCGATGGTCGGGGTCCACTTCCGCCCCGGCGGCGCGTGGCCGTTCCTCGGCGCGCCGCCCGGCGCGCTGACCGACACGCACGTCGACCTCGCGGAGCTCTGGGGGCTGCGAGCGGCGGAGCTCCGCGAACGCCTGTGCTCGGCGCCGGAGCCGCGCGCTCGCTTCGCGCTGCTCGAGCGCACGCTGCTCGACCGCCTTTCGAATGCGCGCCCCGGTCATCCCCTGGTGCCGCACGCGATCGCGGCGCTCGATGGAGGCGAAAGGCGCGTCGCGGACGTCGCGGCCATGCTCGGCATCAGCCACCGCCGGCTTGTCGACGTGTTCACCGCCGAGACCGGCCTCGCGCCGAAGGCCTTCGCCCGGATCACACGCTTTCGGCGGGCGCTCTCGCAGGCCGAGAGGGAGCGCGAGCCGGACTGGGCCCGGCTCGCTGCCACGTCAGGGTTCTGCGATCAGTCGCACCTGATCCGCGAGTTCGTGGCCCTCTCCGGCAATTCGCCGACCGCGCTCGTCGCCCAGTCCTCCCGCGAACGCGTGAAGCTGCATCACATCGCCATCGCCGCGCCGGATGGGGCGCGCGGAAGGGACCGGCGACACGCGCGATCCCGAGGCGTCCTGACTGGATGACCGCGAAGGAGCAGCGCGGCGTCGGGATGCGCCGCGGCGCGGCCGGCGCATGGCTAACCCGCCGATGCCTCGTGGAGCTCGATCGGATTGCCGTCGGGATCTTCGAGTTGAATCTGCGCGCCCCCCATGCCGCGCTCGATGTCGTTCCGGAAGGGTGTTTCGGCCGCGCGGAGTCGTTCGATGATCGCGGCGAAGTCGTCGACGTAGAGGACGATGCGGTTCCAGCCGCCCGCGGTCTGAGCGCGGCCATCGGGCATCGGGCGCGCGCCTGAGCTGCCGGGGCCGCTCAGGAGCAAGCGCAGGTCACCGCGGGAGACCGTTGCGAACGCCGTGCCGGACTGCAGGTCGAGCGTGAAGCCCAGTTGCTCGGTGTAGAAGCGAGCGGCGCGATCGACGTCCGTGTTCTGGTAGCGGACGACGGCCGAGGTGGCATCGGGGTTTCCTGCTGCCGAGGTCGATTCCTCCGGCGCCTCGTGAAGCTCGACCGGGTTGCCGTCGGGATCTTCGAGTTGAATCTGCGCGCCCCCCACGCCGCTTTCGATGTCGTTCCGGAAGGGTGTGCCGGCCGCGCGGAGTCGCTCGATGATCGTGGCGAGGTCGTCGACGTAGAGGACGATGCGGTTCCAGCCGCCGGCGACCTGAGCGCGGCCATCGGGCATGGGGCGCGCGCCGGAGCTGCCGGGGCCGCTCAGGAGCAAGCGCAAGTCACCGCGGGAGACCGTTGCGAACGCGGTGCCGGCCTGCAGGTCGAGCGTGAAGCCGAGCCGCTCTGTGTAGAAGCGAACGGCGCGATCGACGTCCGTGACCTGGTAGCGGACGACGGCCGAGGTGGCATTGGGGCTTTCCATGGGCGAAGTCGACTCCGTGGTGTGGGAGATGCAACCTCCGAGTGAGACGATGACCAGCATGAGGATGATCTTGAGGATGATCTTCATGCGCCGATTCTGTCGCCCGCGCACGCCGCGGTATTGGACAAATTGGAAGCCGCGGCGGTCCGGGCCGTCATCGCGGGCACGGGCACCTGGTCTTCGACGTCGTGTCCCACGCAGGCGTCGCGACCCCGACCGCCAAGGAGCCGCCGGACGTCGGGGTGACGAGCGCTTCGCTGGCCCACCTCGCGCGCTCGCGCCGGGGCGATCAGCGCTGCCTGTCGAACTTGTTGATCGCTTCCGGGCTGACGGGGGTGAAATAGTTCACGAGGTTGCCGTCCGGGTCGCGGAAGAGGAGCGAACGGTTGCCCCAGGGCATGGTCGTCGGCTCCTGCACGACCTTACCGATGACAGGAGCCAGCCTTCGATATTCCGCGTCGACGTCGCTCACGCGAAACTCGACGATGATGGAGTGATTGTCGGCGGGGTGCGCCGCTCCCGCCGCGAAGAGCTCCATGGTGCGCCTGTGCGCGATGGCGAGGGTGCACGAAGGCGTCGTCAGCTCGGCGAAGTCTTCGGTGTACCAGGTCGCCGCGACGCCCGTGACGTGCTCGTAGAATGCGACCAGACGTTGGGTCGCGTCGGTGATGATGCGAATCGAGACGAAATCCATGACGGCCTCCTTGCGCAGCCGTGGCTGCGGAGTTGACGCGCATCCCATGTAGTTTGCGCCTGCTGACAGCGTGGCGTCAGCAGGGGCTCTTCAAGCTCGTGGACATGCGCCGCACCGAACGACCCTTCGCCATCCTCCATGGGCTGCGTGTCGATGTTTGACAGGCCGGGAGCCGCAAGGCGGTGGAAGAGTCCTGCGCCGTAGTGTCCGCGGTCGCAACCCGGGACGTTCAGATTGCGATTGCCCGGCGCGCCGGGGTGCGCTCTTCTTCGATCCAGGAAGCGGGAGACTCTCCCGCGAGCGCGCCGCGATGAAGCCCTCGTACGAAGCTCGTGCACCAGAGATCGTGACGGAGCCCGAGCAGGTGGACCAGCTGCCGGCGCTGATCGAGCGGATCGCGGAGCAGACGCGGCGCGATGCCGAGGGTCGGCAGGTGGAGCTGCCGTCGGGGCGCGTCGTCGAGGTGCGATCCGCGGCAGGGGACGAGGAGCGGGTGACGATCCGGAGCGCTTCCGGGGAGATCGAGCTCGACGTGCGCCTCACCGCGCGCGGGCCGGTGCTGCGGATCCGGGCGGCGGAGCTCGAGCTCGAGTCGCCGGGCGCGGTGCGTGTCGACTGCGATCGTTTCCATGTGCGCGCCGAGCACGGGATCGTGCACGAGACCGGCGGCGACCTCGCGCAGACCGTCGCCGGCGACGTGACGACGCGGGCGCGCGGCGAGCTGCGCGCCGAGGCCCGTCAGGTGAACCTCGAGGCCACGCGCGGTGACGTGCAGATCGCGGCGAACGATGACGTGCAGCTGCTCGGCGAGCGGATCAAGCTGAACTGCTGAGCGCCGCGCGGACGGCGTGTGGCGGGCGGCGTCCGCGCTCACCGACAGCGCGCCGCGGGCGGCGCGCGCCGGGTCGATCGCGCGTCAGAGGGCCGAGAGCGCGCGCTCGACCTGCTCCGCCAGCGCGGCCTGCGTTGCGACGCGCCGCTGCCACACGCGCTTCAGCCGCATGCCGAGCGGGGCGTCGAGCCCCTGCTCCGCGATCTCGAGCGCGAGCTTGCCCCGCCGCTCGGCCCTGACGAGGCCGGCGTACTGCTCGGCCCCGAACCGGTCCGGGTGGCGCCGCTCCCAGGCGCTCACGTACGCGTCGTCGAAGCGCTCGCGCAGCGCGCGATCCCCGTGCTTCAGCGCTCGCTCGAGCTCGTCACGCCAGCGCCGGTCGGCCTTCCGCCAGGTGGCCTCGTCGAGGTCGTGCGCGGAGAGCACCTCGCCGCGCAGCGCGCCCCGCTCGGCGAGCTCCGAGCAGACGGTGGCGTACCGCTCGATCGTGACCGACTCTTCCGGGCGCGCTGCGCTCGGCGCCGGCGGTTCCTTCAGCGGAGCCGGCGACGACGGCGCCGGGGCGCGCGGCGCGGCGCCCGCGGGGGCGGGCGGCTGCGATGGGGCTCCGTCGACGTCGAGCGCGGCGAGCAGCGCTCCCGCCGCTGGGCCGGGCGTCGTGGCCTCGGCCGGGGTGGCGGGCAAGGTGCCCGACCCCGGCGCGCTGCCGGGCCCGTCGAGCGCGAGCGTACCGCCCGCGGACCCCTCCCGCCGCCGCGGCTCGCTGGAGCGCGACGGCGCGGCTGGCGCGGCCGCCGCGGCGCGCTGGCCCGGCGGGCGCCGCGGCGGGACCGCCGGCGCGCTCCCGACGCCCACGCCCGCGACGGCCATCAGGCGCTCCCGCTGCGCCGGGTCGCGCAGCTCGACGTGGGCGCGCCAGGTGATCGTGCAGAGCAGCCGATCCGCGTCGACGTGGAGGCCGTCGGCGTGGAACACGAGCCGCGCCGGGGCGTCGGGATCGGCGTCGTCGAGGCCGTACACCGCGCCGGCGACGCGCGCGTCCGGCAGCGCGCTCTGGATGCGCGGGCGATCCGGGTGGAAGCCCTCGAGCACGACGACCGTGTCCGGCTGCAGCGCGGAGAGCCACTGGTCGCGCGGGGCGCACTGGAAGTACGACCAGTCGAAGGCGCCCGGCACCTCCATCACCTCGGCGTCGAGCCTGGCGCGGGCGCCGGCCGGGAGGCGGCGGCTGCGCGCCGGCCACGCCGCCGCGAGCGGACCGAAGCCGATGGGCCTCTGCGGATCGACCGGATCGAGCACGTTCGGCAGCTCGCCATCGCGCTCGCTGCACCCCAGGGGGTTCTCGGGCACGCCGACGCCGCCGGCGGCGCGCTCGTACACGATCGGCATCCGCACGAACGGCTCCGGCGCTGCCCCGGCCTCCTTGCGGCGGCCGACGACGCGCACCGTCTTGTCGAGGCCAGGCGCCTCGCGCTGGACGAGCGCGAACCGCGCGCTCATCTCGGCGACGGGGCGGCCGCCGGGCGCTGCGGCGTGCCCGAGGGCGGTCACGTCCACGTACTGGCGGTACGGCACCCGATCGCTCGCCGCTGTCACGTGGGTCATGGGGCCGCGGCGGTCGTGGACATCCTTCGTCTGGAACGGCGCCGCCACCTCCGCCGGCCGCATCGGCGACGCGTCGAGCGAGAAGCTGGCCTTCACGACGACCGTCAGCCGGAGCTTGCCCTCGTGGCGCCAGGGGACCGTGTCGATGGTCGCCTGCGCCGCCGTCGCCGACGCCGCCGGCGTGAGCGACGCGCAGGCGACGCCGCCCACGGTGCCTGGCAAGAACGGCAAGGCGCGCGCCGCGAACTGCGCGGCCTGCGCGTCGTCGACCGGGAGTGTCCCCTTCGGCTCGCTCATGTCCCCGTCGTGCACGGTCGCAACCGCGCCTCTCGAGGTCAAGGGCTCATCCAGCGAGCGCGGGCGATCGCGGGCCGCGACGTACAGTGGAGTCGTCGTCGGTGTGTGGCGGTGCGCGGATCGCTTCGGAACCTGGCCGCCGAGCTCGACAAGAGGTGCGCGCCGGCGACGGGAGATCACAACAACAAAATACAGAGTGGCCGCCCGCGCGCGCCAAGTACCATGACCGCATGAAGCGGCTCACCGACCCCTTCCACGTGCTGCCGGAGGCGCAGCGCCACGAGCTCATGCGCGACACGGTGATGGCGATCTTCGGCCCCGCGGTGGGTCAGGGCTTCTGGGATCAGATGGAGCCGCTGCTCACCGACACACGGCGCCAGCCGGGCGACGCGGAGGAGCCGGAGAAGAACTTCTGGCGGGGCCGCTGGCGCATCTACGAGGCCGAGTGAGCGGGGAGCAGCGGCCGTGAGCAACGACCCGACGCCGCCCGCCGCGCGCGCCCCGGCGCGCAGACCGCGCCGCAAGACCGAGCTGCTCCTGCAGGGCGAGCCCGACGGGAGGCGGTGGATCGCCTGGATCTCGAAGCGCACCTACCGGATCCACAACGGGCGCTGCGAGCTCGACGCCCCCGGGCAGCAGGAGGTCCTGCACGACGACGAGATCCCGTACAGCGAGGATCGCAAGCCGCCGCGGGTCTCGCCGCCGATCGCCGTCGACGACATGCTCCCTTTCCGGCGCGCGACCGACGTCGTCATCCAGGCCTTCGCCCACGCCTACAAGCCCGACACCCGCACGCTCACCGCGAGCGTCCGGTTCGGCAAGCACCACCGCGAGATCGTGGTCCACGGCGACCGCGTGGGCGAGATCGACAGGGCGGGCCGGCCGCGCTTCTCCGAGCCGGCGCCGATCGAGGTGGTCCCGATCCGCTACGACTATGCCTATGGCGGCGTCGATCTGACGGCGCTCGGCCGGAACGGCGACATCCTCGGTCAGCTCGTCCAGGAGGCCCGGCGCGGCACCGACAGGCTCGCCGACACGGTGTACCACTACCCTAGAAATCCATGTGGTTACGGGTACTTGATGGAGCTCGACGCCGAGGGCTTCGCGGGGCGGCCGATCCCCAACCTCGAGTTCCCGTTCGACCCGCTGACGCCCCAGCGCCTCGCCGTGGGCAAGCCGTACCGGTGGATCCACGCGCCGCTGCCGGCGGGCTGGGATTACCAGTCCATGGCCTGGTTTCCCCGGCTCGCTTACCTCGGGCTCGCCCCAACCTGCCAGAGCGACGGCAAGCTCCCTGCCGAGGTCGAGCGCGGCTGGGCCGCCCGCGATGTCCTCTCGATACCGCCCCTTTATCAGGCTCCGGACGCCCCGCTCCGGCTGGAGTATGCGCAGGTCGCGTCGCCCGGGATGAGCGTCTCCGACCTCGCGCCGGACGAGTATTTCGAGCTGCACAACGTGCACCCGAGCCGGCAGGTCTACTCCTTCCATCTGCCCGGCGAGGTGCCCCGGGTGATGCTGGAGCTCGCGCCCGGTCGGGCGCTCGTCGAGGTGGAGTCCCACCTCTGCTCGGTGGTCGTGCGGCCGGTCCCGGGCGAGGTCGTCGTGGTCTGGAGCGCCCGGGCCCCCGTGGCGCTGGATCTCACCGAGGAGCAGATGACGAACCTGCGGCGCGAGGTGCGCTGGACCTCGGCGGCCCGATGAGCTCGATGAAGATGAAGGAGCGCGGACGATGTCCTACGGCTGCCTGACCGTCACGCGGTGGAACGTGTTCCTCGGCCTCTCGTGGCACGAGGCCCTGTTCTGGTGGCCGATGCCGCCGCCCGGGGCCTACGTGCCCCAGAAGTACTGGCCTCATTTCCAGACAGGGCTTGTCAGCGGCACGCACCTCTTCTCGTTCTGGTCGGAGCAGAAGAAGCACGAGATACAGCTCGACGGCGTGCACTGGATAGGGCGGGGGAGCGACGCGAGCCTCGTCGTCCCGCACGTGGACGTGGTCCAGGGGTGGAATCCGCTCCTGCCCTGGACCATCCTCTTCGGGAGCTCCATCTCGGTCTGGGGGACGAGCGGGGTCGCGATCGGGTGCGATAACCCCATCTTCGGCGAGACGACCTGCGATCTCGCGTGCTCGCCGTTCAAGACCGTGCCGTTCTCGCTCCACCTCGCGTGCAACAGCCCGATCAGCCTGCCGCTCGATTTCACCATCGTCTGGGGCACCGCCAAGGCCGGCTTCACCTGGACCGACTTCATCGCGTGCCTCGTCGACATCGCGATCGAGATCGCGATGGACATCCTGATGAAGTTCGGCGGCCAGATCGCGGGCAAGCTGTGGAAGGGCGCGAAGGCCGCCGGGAAGGGGCTGATGAAGGGCGCGAAGATGGCCGCCGCCAAGAGCGCGGACCTCGCGCAGCCGTTCTTCAAGCGGGCCGGCAAGGCCCTCGCGCGGGAGAGCGCCGAGGAGACGCTCGCGAAGATCCTCAAGGAGTCCGCCGAGGAGGCGGCCGACGACGTCGCGTCGAAGGTGGGCAAGCAGGCGGCGGAGAGCTTCTCGGACTCGCTCAGCCGGCTGCGATCGCAGAGCGACGAGCTGCTCGAGGAGCTCGCGGAGGCCGCGGACGGCAGCGTGTGGAAGTCGTTCAAGCAGGGCGCCGCGGAGCTCGGCGAGAGCGCCGCCGATCGCATGAAGAAGCTCGGGAAGAGCCTTGGCGCGGCGGCGAAGTCGGCGAAGGACACGATCATCGCCGTGAAGACGTGGAAGAAGGTGACCGAGGAGAACCTCCTGAAGTCGCGGAAGGTGAGCAGCATCCTCAAGTACACGGCCCTGGCGAACGGGTTCAAATACTCGAAGAAGATCGGCGGGAAGCTCACCAGCTCCATCGACGCGCAGTACCACGACCCCGGGGATCTCGACGCGGCCTCGGACGGGTACAGCTTCGGGCCGTTCGCGCTCGGGAGCAGGAGCGGCGTCTACGACGACCTCGGGGACCCCGTGGGGGACACGGGCGACGACGACGAGGATGACGAGACCAGCAAGACCGTGGTTGGCGATCGGTTCGCCTGGAGGGGCGACGCGAGCGCGAGCGCGAAGGCGCGCGTGAGCGAGCGATTCTCGTGGTCCGATCAGAGCGACGAGAGCGGCGGGAGCGCGGGTGTGGACGACCGGTTTGCCTGGATCGTGAGCGACGCCGCCACGTCCGGCGCGTAGCTCCACCCACCAGGAGTCCAGGTAGCCTGACCGCCTCGTCCCGCTGTTGCGCGTCCGCCCTCGCAGCACGCCTACGGTGTCACGAAGATGGCCGAGAGATCATCCACGTAGAAGGAGCCCGTGGAGTTGGCGCCCATCCTCTCCGCGGAAGGCGCTGAATCGACCCTGGATCGATGTCACGTCGTTGAAGCTCGGGTGCTGAATGAGCACCCACTGCTCGTTGGCCTCGCCGGCCGGCGAAGCGGCCACCATCACGTTGCCGTTGCCGTTGCCGTTGCCGTTGCCGAGCGCCGTCGCGACGGTGCCGACCGTTTGCTGCGAGCTCGGCAGCTGGGATGCGGTGTCCTGGTTGAAGCCGGCGCTGAGGATCGTCTCGGCGGCGCAGCCTGTGAGCAGCGCCGAAAACGAGGCTCAGCGCTCCTCTGATCTCGGGAGAAGAGCACGGGGCTGCCGAGCACCCTGTCTCTCGGAAGGAGACACCTTACCCTCGAAAATTTCCGCCCCAGACACCATTGCTGTAAGGCGCGATCCGTGTCGACAATGACGCTCCGCGGCAAGCCGACCGCCCCACCATCAAAGCGCTGGATCCAGGTGCGCCGTCGGCATCGACGGCGGTGATCGGCAATACCAACCGGGCCGTAACCAGCGCCCAAGTGCGGCCGGACTTCGCATCGTGGACGCGGCATAGGCGGGCTGGCGGAGCCCCCGGGCGGCGCGTGGGCGCCGGGCGGGTTCGGCGCACGAGTCTTGCACCGCACAGACGAGGGTTCGAATTCTCTTTACGCTCGCAAAGCAGCCTGAGATGCTATGCGCTGCCACGAAACGGCGCACAACGAGGGCATCGTTTCGGGTGCGAAAGCATCTTGGAGGGGTAACATGCCGATCTCAGTGACAGTCAAAGGGAAGACGTACGAGAGCGACGGTCATTACCATGCGGAAGAGGTCATGCTCGCTTCCGTCAGCCGTTCAGCAAACCTTGTTGTAGAAATGAACGGTTGGCCGTGCACGGGCGAACGGCACCACAATTGTCACAAGCGCTTCCTCACCGAGTCCACTGGCCGCACGATCACGGTGACCATCACGGACGATCATGCCGGCTACGCCGCGAACCATGGGCGCAAATTCGGGCAAACAGGGACGATCACCT encodes the following:
- a CDS encoding hemerythrin domain-containing protein; protein product: MNNDGLLRRTLVLATSSIGMSAVLGACARQRGAAAREPKQEGGAGEGDEVTPGEDLMREHGVLRRVMFLYDEAIRRLDGPADVPGDVLLSAAGVVRRVIEDYHEKLEEDFLFPRFERAGKHTDLVAVLRSQHQAGRLVTADVLTLAREPLREQAARRKLADRLRAFNRMYRPHAAREDTVLFPALRALVGAKAYADLGEQFEEKEHRMLGDEGFEKAVAEVAELEVALGIADLASFTPT
- a CDS encoding helix-turn-helix domain-containing protein is translated as MLYVRHVPGPPLSAHVAELWYLSAAPPHAAERILPSGTLQLVVNLDEDEVRIYDGPTIRRHAGAVVSGAYQSCFGVDTREHASMVGVHFRPGGAWPFLGAPPGALTDTHVDLAELWGLRAAELRERLCSAPEPRARFALLERTLLDRLSNARPGHPLVPHAIAALDGGERRVADVAAMLGISHRRLVDVFTAETGLAPKAFARITRFRRALSQAEREREPDWARLAATSGFCDQSHLIREFVALSGNSPTALVAQSSRERVKLHHIAIAAPDGARGRDRRHARSRGVLTG
- a CDS encoding VOC family protein, which gives rise to MKIILKIILMLVIVSLGGCISHTTESTSPMESPNATSAVVRYQVTDVDRAVRFYTERLGFTLDLQAGTAFATVSRGDLRLLLSGPGSSGARPMPDGRAQVAGGWNRIVLYVDDLATIIERLRAAGTPFRNDIESGVGGAQIQLEDPDGNPVELHEAPEESTSAAGNPDATSAVVRYQNTDVDRAARFYTEQLGFTLDLQSGTAFATVSRGDLRLLLSGPGSSGARPMPDGRAQTAGGWNRIVLYVDDFAAIIERLRAAETPFRNDIERGMGGAQIQLEDPDGNPIELHEASAG
- a CDS encoding VOC family protein, whose amino-acid sequence is MDFVSIRIITDATQRLVAFYEHVTGVAATWYTEDFAELTTPSCTLAIAHRRTMELFAAGAAHPADNHSIIVEFRVSDVDAEYRRLAPVIGKVVQEPTTMPWGNRSLLFRDPDGNLVNYFTPVSPEAINKFDRQR
- a CDS encoding DUF2169 family type VI secretion system accessory protein, with amino-acid sequence MSEPKGTLPVDDAQAAQFAARALPFLPGTVGGVACASLTPAASATAAQATIDTVPWRHEGKLRLTVVVKASFSLDASPMRPAEVAAPFQTKDVHDRRGPMTHVTAASDRVPYRQYVDVTALGHAAAPGGRPVAEMSARFALVQREAPGLDKTVRVVGRRKEAGAAPEPFVRMPIVYERAAGGVGVPENPLGCSERDGELPNVLDPVDPQRPIGFGPLAAAWPARSRRLPAGARARLDAEVMEVPGAFDWSYFQCAPRDQWLSALQPDTVVVLEGFHPDRPRIQSALPDARVAGAVYGLDDADPDAPARLVFHADGLHVDADRLLCTITWRAHVELRDPAQRERLMAVAGVGVGSAPAVPPRRPPGQRAAAAAPAAPSRSSEPRRREGSAGGTLALDGPGSAPGSGTLPATPAEATTPGPAAGALLAALDVDGAPSQPPAPAGAAPRAPAPSSPAPLKEPPAPSAARPEESVTIERYATVCSELAERGALRGEVLSAHDLDEATWRKADRRWRDELERALKHGDRALRERFDDAYVSAWERRHPDRFGAEQYAGLVRAERRGKLALEIAEQGLDAPLGMRLKRVWQRRVATQAALAEQVERALSAL
- a CDS encoding DUF2169 domain-containing protein, yielding MSNDPTPPAARAPARRPRRKTELLLQGEPDGRRWIAWISKRTYRIHNGRCELDAPGQQEVLHDDEIPYSEDRKPPRVSPPIAVDDMLPFRRATDVVIQAFAHAYKPDTRTLTASVRFGKHHREIVVHGDRVGEIDRAGRPRFSEPAPIEVVPIRYDYAYGGVDLTALGRNGDILGQLVQEARRGTDRLADTVYHYPRNPCGYGYLMELDAEGFAGRPIPNLEFPFDPLTPQRLAVGKPYRWIHAPLPAGWDYQSMAWFPRLAYLGLAPTCQSDGKLPAEVERGWAARDVLSIPPLYQAPDAPLRLEYAQVASPGMSVSDLAPDEYFELHNVHPSRQVYSFHLPGEVPRVMLELAPGRALVEVESHLCSVVVRPVPGEVVVVWSARAPVALDLTEEQMTNLRREVRWTSAAR